The Actinocorallia herbida DNA window CACACCCCCGGGTCTCCACCACCGATATGCAGCCTCTCGGCTGCCTTTAATTTAGGCAGCCAAATGGCTGCATGTCAAGTTCGCCCACATCGTCGGGCCGGCCCCGGCGCGCGAGGACGGGCCGCCGGTCTTCCATGTGCAGTCCGAGACCGACGTGCGCACGCCCGCCCTCCGCCCCGACGACCCCGTCTACCGCCGCTGGGAGGTCGTCGGCGCCGCCCACTCGGGATGGCACCGGCCACCTTCTGCCCGCCGACGCCCGGGTGCGGGTCCGGGGCCGGGTCAGCGGGCCGGAGTCCCGGGTGGGGGTTCCTGGTCGGTGAAGCGGGGCCGGTCGCCTTCGGCGATCCGGCGCCAGGCGCGGCGGTACACGTCGGCGACGGGTTCGGTGGGGACGACGGCGGTCAGCGGGGCGGTGCCGCGGGCGGAGAAGGGGTAGAGGGCCTGCTTCCACTCCTCCATCGGCACCCGGGGGCCGTCGGCCTCGGCCCACGGGCAGGGCAGGAACAGGCCGCGGCCCGCCTTCGGGCGGCGGACCATCGCGACGAGGTCGGTGGCGGCGAGCTCCTTGCGGGCCGCGGCCAGGCGGGCGGGCCGCCACCCGGTCCAGCGGGCGGTGTGGCGGTCGGTCGGGTCGGGCATCGCCAGCAGCATGAGGTACACCGCCGCGGCGTCCCGGGAGACGCCGTACCGCTCGGCGGCCTCGGCCACGACCTCGGGCACGGACCTCGACGGGTCCTGGGGCCACCAGATGCCGTCCTTGAGCCGGTCGCCTTCGGCGGGGTCGCCCGGGTCGGCGAGCAGCGCCGCGAAACGCTCGTCGAGCGCCGTCCGGAAGGCGATCTCGACGGCATGCGGCTCGCCGCGCAGCAGGGGCAACCGCGGCTCGTCCGCCAGCCGCGCGACGAGGAGGCCGGGCCGGTACCGGGAGACGCCGGTTTTGAGGAGGATCGCGCCGTACCGCTCCCATCCGTCGCCCTCCTCCTCGGGGGCCTCTCCCACCGCCTTCTTGAAGTCCGCGATGTCGATCTGGTCCGGCAGCCCGAGGACGAGCCCGGGGTGGGCGAGGCGCTCGCGCACAGCGGCGAGCCCCGCCGGGAGCAGCGTCCGCAGCCGGTCGCCCGCGGGCAGCCGGTGCGCCAGCCAGGCCAGCGTCCGCACCGAGGACTCCAGCACGGCCGCGGTGAACCCCTCCCGGACAACGGGCTCGAAACCGTAGCCGCGCGGCAGGAACTCCACGTCCAGCGAAAGGCTCGGGGCGTTCGCCGGGTCGAGCACCGCGCGCAGGTGGCGCTGCGCCCCCGTCCCGGTTCCGAACACCTGCTCCGCGGTGGTGAGGAGGTCCTCGGGCACCATCGTGCGCCAGGGGACGCTCCCGTTCCACACCTCGGCGGCGGCGGCCACGTCCGGGCCCCGGCTCCACAGCAGCGCGGGTTCGGCGGGCAGCAGCGCGCCGACGAGCGCGCGGCGCACCTTCCCCGGCAGGGTCCGCAGGGACGACTGGGCGGCCGCGATCTCGGCGGCATTGGGGCCGAGCACCTTGCGCACCCCGTCGAGCTGGGAGGAGTTTGTGCGTCCGGAGAGGCCGATGAGGCCGGACACCACGAGCCCGGCGATCGTCGGCGTCGCCCCGGTCAGCCTCGCGAACTCCTTGGCCGAAGCGGCGTGCCACGGGGCGGGCCCCTGCGCGTCGAGCAGCGCCAGCGTCTCCGCGATGGGGACGCCCGTCGTGCACTCGGCATAAGGGAGCACCTTCAGGACCTCGTACTCCCCCGGCGCCTCGAACCCACCCGACGGATCATGGCAGACCGCCCAGTACTCCGTCGGCGCGTCGATCGCCCCTTTCTCCTCTCCCACGACGGCGAAGAACGCCCCTCCCTCGCGCTGGTACCCGCGGCGGGGCGCGCGCTCGGCCTCCGCCGTCCCCGGCCGGACCCTGAACAGCCGCCAGGCCGCCGGATCGGCGTCGACGAGACCCGCGGCGTCGAGCAGGGCGAGCAGCTCCCGCAGGGCGGCCCGGTTGGGCTCCGGCACGATCCCGGACGCGGCCAGCAGCGTGAAGGCCGCGAGGGCGTCGGGCGCCCAGGTCAGGTCGAGGTCCTGGACGGGCAGCTCGATCCACGCGCCGACCGGGCCGTACCTGCCCTCCCGAAACCCGGCGAGCCTCCACAGCAGGTGCGCGGTCTCGGCCGGCCGACCCCCGAAAGAGCGGCCGCTCTGGTCCTCGCGCAGACCGTCGACGGCACGGAACACCGCTTGGTCTTCGGGCGATGCCGGACGCTCGGCGGGAACGCCGGGGACCGGCTCGAGCAGCCCGTCGACGTGCTCCTTCACCTCCGTCAGCCGGGCGGCCATCCGCATCGCGTCCGCGACGGCGTTCGCGATGCCCTCGATGAGCACCGCGTCGCCCACCCCGGGCAGTTCGGCGCGCACGCGCTCCTCGACGGCCTCCTCCGGCCCCGCCATGAGACGTGCGGCGAGGTCCCGGTCGACCCGGCGCAGCGCCCTCGATCCGCTCTCGTCACGGGGCCGGAGCCGGACCCAGTAGTGCGCCGGCGGAATGCGGAACCGCTCCTTGAGCCTGCCGGACAGCAGGGTGTCGGCGAGGACGAGGCCGTCCGGGCCGATCAGGCGGCAGCGGCCGTATTCACCCTCTCCGTCGCGGGCGAGCGCACGCGGCGCGTCGTCGCCCGGCAGGGTCAGCGGCCACAGCGTGCCGTATCCGGCCAGCGCCGGGGTGGTGCGGCCGGCGAGGTCCTCGCCGCGCGCGGTGCCGTCGGGCAGCCGGACGGTGCGCTGCCCGAACAGCCCGCCGACGACCGCGCCGACCGGGGTCGGGCCCAGCTCGGGGAAGGGCGCGAGGAAGCCGTCCAGGAAGGCTTCGCCGGGCGCGGCGAAGAAGTCCGGCATGCCGGGCTCGGCGGGCCGCCCGGTGCCCGGGTCGAGCCTGTGCCAGGCGGGTCCTTCCGGCTGCGGGACGCGCGCCCAGAACGCCTCGCCGTCCGAGACGAGCTCGGCCGAGCCGGGCGCGGCCGCCTTTCCCGGCCGGATCACCGACGTGCCGGTCAGCCGGCCTCCGTCCGGCGCGTCCAGGCTGATCTGCGGGGACCTCCAGGGGCCGTTCAGGATCTGGCCGTTGAGGTGGTCGCCCGCCAGGCGCAGCACCCGGTGGGGCTCCGTGTGCCAGTACCCGGAGATCTCGCCGTCCACGGCCCGCCACTGGACGAGCAGCCGACCGTCCACGAAGCGGAAGCCGAGCGGGCGGCGGGCGGGCGCCCGCAGCTCGTGGTCGAGGACGACCCCGGAGCCGTCCAGGACCATGGCGCGTCTGTCTCCGGCCAGGACCAGGTAGGGCCACTCCTCGGCGATCAGCGGATCGCCCGCGCCGCGCGGCGGGAAGAGCTCGGCCATGGCCTCCTCCAGGGCGGGCCAGACGAGTTCGGCGAACAGGCCGCCGCGCAGGGTCCTGGCCAGCAGGCCGGCGGGGTCCACCGACAGCAGCGCGGTGCGCGCCTCCGCACCGGCGGTGCGCAGGATCTCGGGGCGGAGCTCCTGGACTCTCGTGAGCGCGCCCCACGTGGGGAGCGCGGGTTCGGCGGCGTGCCGCGCCCGCTCCAGGGCGAGGCCCCGCAGGTGCGGGCGCAGCGCGGCCGACGCGTAGAGGATCCTCTCGTGCTCGCTGCCGTGGTGGTGCGCCCTGCTGACCGCGTAACGAAGGCTCTCGGCGAAGCGCTCGTCGGCGCACAGCGCGGCGAGATCACGGCGGTTCTCGTCCCGGGTCCATGCGGTGAGGTCCACCCCGCGCCAGGTGGGAACGGCGACGGGCAGGCCGAGCCCGAGCAGCAGGTCGAGCAGGTCGACGTTCCCGGGGCACGCCAAGGGAGCGCCCCGCTCGGCGATCTCGGTCCGCAACCGGCCCGCCATCGGCGTGATCAGGGCCTCCAGGAGGATCGACCTCCTGGAGAAGTCCTCACCGAGCGCCTCCAGCACGCCTTCGAGGAAGCCCAGCGCGCCGCCCTCGACGTCCTCGCCCGCCGCCCCGTCCGCGAGCAGCGAGGTGGCGCCGCTCTCCTCCAGGACGCCGATCCAGGATTCGACGAGCCCGGTCCTGGTGCGCCAGGTGGCGCGGAAGGTGAGATGCCGCAGGACGGCCGGGGTGAGGTCGAGCAGGACGCGGCGGACCTCGGGGCGTTCCCTGGCCAGCGCCTTCAGCGTCGTCCGCTGCTTCGTCCACCAGTTCTGCGGTGCGAGCGCGGTGGCCGGGAACGTCAGCAGTTCGGCGAGGTGGTCGCACTCGATCCGGCCGGTGTCCGCGGACGCGGCCTTCGCGAGCCGCCGGAGGTCGGTGACCATCGACACCGCCGGGGGCACGCCGCCCGACGTCCGCCGCACGGCGAGGCGCAGGTACCGCGCCAAGGCCTCGTCCGCGGGAAGGCGCAAGGCGAGTGCCCGGGAGTGGTCCGAGAGCGACACCGAAGGAAGCACCCCTGTCAGGGAGAACTCCGTGAAGACCTCGTCGAGCCTGTCCCAGTCGATCGGCAGGCCGTGGACGTCCTCGGCTTTGCGGGCCGCGGTGAACATGCGGACCGCGCAGGCGGGCTGCCCGGCGGCCACGAACTCCCTGGCCGCGCGCTCGAAGTACGTCGGCAGGAGGTGCGGCAGCGACTCGGCGATCCGCTCGCCGAGCGCGAGGAACCCGTCGAGGGCGGCCCGCGGGCGGGCCGCCGCCAGGCCGGACAACCGGTCGATCTCCGGGAGCAGCGCGAGCGCGCGGGACGCGTCCTGCGGATGATGCACCAGCGCCCACCCGGGGAACGCCAGGCTCCGGCTCGCCCCGAACCCGACGACCTCGGCGGGCCCGAATCGCTCCAGTCCGTGGAAGGCGGCCGCGGCGTCCTCGGCCGCGCCGATCCGCTCCGGAACCAGCCGGACGACCGTGCGCCCGGGAAGACCGGGCCGCCGGTAGGCACGGGCGGTGATGGGAACGCCCGCACCCGGGTCGGCGGTGTCCGGGTGCAGGTAGGCGCCCGCCTTCAGCTCCTGGGCGGTTCCGCCTTCGGACGGGTCGTCGATGGTCTCGTTCACTGGTTCTCCCCTCGCACGACGGCCCGCTGCCGCGGCGCCTGCGCACTGCCCATGACTCGGCGCCCCGGAGCTCTCTCCGGGGTCAGGCCCGGCGGCCGCAGGGCGGGGGATCCGCGGCACGCCGCACCGCGGCATCTCCTGCCGCGGCGCTCCGCCGACCGTTCCCCCCGCAAGGAGGCGGATCCGGCCGACACGATCTTCACCAGAGAACCTAGCGACCGGCACCGACAGTCCGCAGGCACGATCCGCCGGACTCGACCGCCCAGATCGGATCGGTTCCGCCCAGGGGCATGATCCGCGACGGGCGGTGACTCTTCGTGAGGTTCACCCATGCCTGGCAGGCCGGGCGCCGCACCCGCACCCGCACCCACGCCACCACGCGACGACCATTCGCCGGGGTCTACTCGGCGAGGGTGCGCGGGGTGGTGCCGGGGAGGCCCAGGGCGCGGATCCAGATCTTGTTGATGGTGGCGATCAGGGTCTGGGCGTCGTATTCGACGCCCTCGTAGGACCAGGCCATGACGACGCGCTCGACCATCAGGGTCAGGGCGTGGGCGGTGTGGCGCGGGTCCAGATCGGGGTAGGCCACGCCGGCCTTCTGCCACTCGGCGATCGCGCGGGTGACCCTGCTCTGGAAGTGGTCGGCGACCTCGCCCCACTGGGCCTGGAGCCGCTCGTCCTCGTCGCGCGCCTGGTAGACGGCCTGCAGCACGTGGGCGTTGCGCCGGAACGCCTCGATGTAGACCCGGTTGACCTCTTCGATGCGGCGGACGGGGTCCTGCTGGGAGCTGACATGGTCCGGAGCAATTCCGGTCAGATCTGCCGAAACTTCCTTCATCAGCTCGAACAGCAGATCGTGCTTGGACCGGTAGTAGTTGTAGAGCGTCCCCGCTCCCACCTTCGCCTCTGCGCTGATGTCGGCG harbors:
- a CDS encoding TetR/AcrR family transcriptional regulator, translated to MPEPAAETDGARRARTRVDRRRETTPQRLRDAARVVFERDGFHNARLADISAEAKVGAGTLYNYYRSKHDLLFELMKEVSADLTGIAPDHVSSQQDPVRRIEEVNRVYIEAFRRNAHVLQAVYQARDEDERLQAQWGEVADHFQSRVTRAIAEWQKAGVAYPDLDPRHTAHALTLMVERVVMAWSYEGVEYDAQTLIATINKIWIRALGLPGTTPRTLAE
- a CDS encoding DNA-binding protein gives rise to the protein MNETIDDPSEGGTAQELKAGAYLHPDTADPGAGVPITARAYRRPGLPGRTVVRLVPERIGAAEDAAAAFHGLERFGPAEVVGFGASRSLAFPGWALVHHPQDASRALALLPEIDRLSGLAAARPRAALDGFLALGERIAESLPHLLPTYFERAAREFVAAGQPACAVRMFTAARKAEDVHGLPIDWDRLDEVFTEFSLTGVLPSVSLSDHSRALALRLPADEALARYLRLAVRRTSGGVPPAVSMVTDLRRLAKAASADTGRIECDHLAELLTFPATALAPQNWWTKQRTTLKALARERPEVRRVLLDLTPAVLRHLTFRATWRTRTGLVESWIGVLEESGATSLLADGAAGEDVEGGALGFLEGVLEALGEDFSRRSILLEALITPMAGRLRTEIAERGAPLACPGNVDLLDLLLGLGLPVAVPTWRGVDLTAWTRDENRRDLAALCADERFAESLRYAVSRAHHHGSEHERILYASAALRPHLRGLALERARHAAEPALPTWGALTRVQELRPEILRTAGAEARTALLSVDPAGLLARTLRGGLFAELVWPALEEAMAELFPPRGAGDPLIAEEWPYLVLAGDRRAMVLDGSGVVLDHELRAPARRPLGFRFVDGRLLVQWRAVDGEISGYWHTEPHRVLRLAGDHLNGQILNGPWRSPQISLDAPDGGRLTGTSVIRPGKAAAPGSAELVSDGEAFWARVPQPEGPAWHRLDPGTGRPAEPGMPDFFAAPGEAFLDGFLAPFPELGPTPVGAVVGGLFGQRTVRLPDGTARGEDLAGRTTPALAGYGTLWPLTLPGDDAPRALARDGEGEYGRCRLIGPDGLVLADTLLSGRLKERFRIPPAHYWVRLRPRDESGSRALRRVDRDLAARLMAGPEEAVEERVRAELPGVGDAVLIEGIANAVADAMRMAARLTEVKEHVDGLLEPVPGVPAERPASPEDQAVFRAVDGLREDQSGRSFGGRPAETAHLLWRLAGFREGRYGPVGAWIELPVQDLDLTWAPDALAAFTLLAASGIVPEPNRAALRELLALLDAAGLVDADPAAWRLFRVRPGTAEAERAPRRGYQREGGAFFAVVGEEKGAIDAPTEYWAVCHDPSGGFEAPGEYEVLKVLPYAECTTGVPIAETLALLDAQGPAPWHAASAKEFARLTGATPTIAGLVVSGLIGLSGRTNSSQLDGVRKVLGPNAAEIAAAQSSLRTLPGKVRRALVGALLPAEPALLWSRGPDVAAAAEVWNGSVPWRTMVPEDLLTTAEQVFGTGTGAQRHLRAVLDPANAPSLSLDVEFLPRGYGFEPVVREGFTAAVLESSVRTLAWLAHRLPAGDRLRTLLPAGLAAVRERLAHPGLVLGLPDQIDIADFKKAVGEAPEEEGDGWERYGAILLKTGVSRYRPGLLVARLADEPRLPLLRGEPHAVEIAFRTALDERFAALLADPGDPAEGDRLKDGIWWPQDPSRSVPEVVAEAAERYGVSRDAAAVYLMLLAMPDPTDRHTARWTGWRPARLAAARKELAATDLVAMVRRPKAGRGLFLPCPWAEADGPRVPMEEWKQALYPFSARGTAPLTAVVPTEPVADVYRRAWRRIAEGDRPRFTDQEPPPGTPAR